The genomic window AACTGCCTTGCTAATGTTGATTAGAATACAGCAAGACAGAAGGTACTCAAAATAATTAGAAATCTTTCAATAATAAGTTTCTATTTGATTCATTGTTCCAGTGCGCAGCCTTAGTATTGAGAAAAGTGTTGCAAGAGATCCAGTAGATTTTGAACCTTTAACTAACAGTGGTAAGTGTATTCAACAAACATTTTACTGAAATCACCAGGATTACTGTGGAAAAGAATTGCTCTGTTCAAGTTCATTTGGTGGTTTTCATCTTGTGGTGCTGTCTTTTTACCAGAACTTGAGCACTCTGAGGAACAGCTTCAAATGGAGGAATTTACAGTAAGTACACATTATCTCCCAAAAAACTTAGATAGTATATTACTCTGTATGAAATGATTATAGATAGGTAGCTCACCTACTAGAGAACTAGTGAGCAATTTGATTTCCTGGGTGCCACTGAAGTTCTTGATCTCTACAGCACTGTTGCAGCAAGCTTCTGAGTGAAGGCCAATCATCTTCCCATGTTGGAAAATGGGGGCAATTCAAAGAATGTTGTCCCACATGCACTTTATCAACTTTTAACAGCTAGTTCAAAGTAATATTCTAAGTTGGGGACAAAATAAAAAGGATTGAGGTGGGGAAGAACTGGAAGGAGGCTCAAGTGAggcataaacactgacatggactggttgggctgaatggcctgtttattTGCCATACATCATATGTAATCCTGTGTAAGAATATACATATAGTTGTTTGGTCATTCAGagcttgagtactgctgaaaaaagacgttgtgttgaagattttcatcttgcactcatcaggacaatcgcaagaataccaatgtcagaggaagcagcaactttatactgtatgaagaAAGAGTGATGATTCGTTGGCAAGTGCAATCTAATTGGTAGAagcgttgtcatggagaatgtaccagttaatggtgactgacagttaactgccaaacattgtttgaaatttaaaccaggcagcttgacgctGATTGATCAATACATTGCCTGGAGGAATGAACTAGCGAATGGCTataacttattttgtttaactgaaacaggcgcaatatgtgtacatgttctttctgtctgtaaagaacagggccctgtctaTTAATAcctgtagcttccagtacacgcaaatgcaccacactgcgagcccaagtgacaatcttaaattggttgacaGATTAATTTTTAGCAcagaggattatttaacaaatgtcgtccaatcgcggaatcacacctaatgttggacactgtgttttgagtgttGTAAGcataccttgcccattgcgaacagcggaagggacatgctgtttgatactatATGtgagataggcagaacgtctttttggcttgacggcagcatgctgttagtggcaaatgccacttgtgttgctactgcattgtagcagtgtgagacagctagcttcacctgttgctctgATTTTTGATATGCCTTGcccttccagagtaatctgaggtagtgtgggcacttttcagggccaaagtgACGTCCTTAGGTCCATTTGTGAGTATGCGTGATATAGAGCTACCCTgctcagatcatttcatgctgtacATCATatgcagctaaacaaaataagtgatagccagtCACTGGTTCATTCCTGAAGGGAATGCCTTGACTAGAGTCAAGCTGCCTCATTtatatttcaaacaatgcttggcagttaactgtcagtcaccattaactggggcattctccatggcaacgcctctaccaatcagagtccaattgCCAATCAGTCAGCACTCCCTTCTCGTgaagtataaagttgttgcttcccctgacattggtattcttgcgattatcctgatgagtgcaagacgaaaagcttcaacagagtatcttttttcagcaatctcAAGAATATACATCTTAAATATTGATAAGTATGAGAAAATGTTGCTCTGACTTTTGCATTATATATAATAGAAATAGTGCCATTTCATTAATTCAACCAAATAAAGTTTGATTTTTATCCTCAATTCTCTACAAAGGCTGAATCCTTCTGGGCAACAGCAGCCTCCAGCACCTAGCCTGAATAGACACTATTTATACATAAGGATTGACCAGTGTAAGAGCTGAGATCTGTTCTTATCCCATGAATGTGTTTTCCAGTTGTGTTcactgaacaggagcaggaattctgACTGCTTTTTTCTTAACACAAACATTAAAGTCAATTGTAGTGCCCCTCCGTTCCATTGGTTCTAATGATCTGAGCACAGAACAGGAATCAAAACTGGCACCTTCTGGTCTACGTGGCTCTGTAATGCACTCGGCAGCATCTCAACATTAAGCTAATGTAAgagcagtaatttaaaaaaaaaagaaatgtgaATTAACAAAGTATATTTCCTACGCAGCTGGAAGGAACCAGTGCCACACACCTACGATTTGTCATAAGATCTGGTTTCGATCACTTTGTGTCAGTACACAAGGTTACAGTGGAAGGTACAGAGGAAGAGACTTGAGTCTACACAGCACAACTGGTGCAAAACAAGATCTTCAAATATGAAACAGTGAGGCTGCACAATGTTACTCGTGTAAATATTTTGGCAGTATTTGTTACAAAGCATAATTATTGAGTTGTTATTCTTGTGAATAAATTCTTTTTGTTTTGCTACAAAATATCTTTGATCAACATCTGAATAGTCCATCACAACTACTACGAGATCTCCATGTtcgactgtcagagggtctttcTCTGGTACGTGATTATTTTCTGACACAagaatcactctggacccacTATCAGTACTTGCACTGCACTTTCTTACTTTCCACTCTTTCACCCGATGCTGCCAGTCCATGGACTTTGTTTATTTGTTACCATTCTGAACTTTCAACCAGTATTTAAGCTTCCGAATTGAATATATTCATTTCAGTTTTGTTTACAGCTATGAATTGGATAAGTTTTATATTTAAAACAATTTACAGTATTAAATGTAGCATAAATATTCTGCTCCCTTTAGGGTAAATAATCTTTTCCACAATATAATGAAAACAATCAAAAAAATTTGTTGAGTAGTAATTATTTAATAGTACAGAATataaaacttcatcccactgATTTACATGATCTTAACTACATTTCAGAACGTCAGGCCACAGCTTTCTCCAGTTTGGGCTGTAAGCTTCATAAACAATATAGCTAAAAATCATTGTACTTGTAGTGATTGACCTTATTCTATAGGTTTTGACAAATATAGCATAAAATGATGAATATT from Carcharodon carcharias isolate sCarCar2 chromosome 16, sCarCar2.pri, whole genome shotgun sequence includes these protein-coding regions:
- the hspb11 gene encoding intraflagellar transport protein 25 homolog isoform X1 — translated: MKRDFGLMVAGTQVALVASGDEKHPPENIIDGNTETFWITTGMFPQEFILSFANLIKISSMKIHCYNVRSLSIEKSVARDPVDFEPLTNSELEHSEEQLQMEEFTLEGTSATHLRFVIRSGFDHFVSVHKVTVEGTEEET
- the hspb11 gene encoding intraflagellar transport protein 25 homolog isoform X2, which encodes MKRDFGLMVAGTQVALVASGDEKHPPENIIDGNTETFWITTGMFPQEFILSFANLIKISSMKIHCYNVRSLSIEKSVARDPVDFEPLTNSAGRNQCHTPTICHKIWFRSLCVSTQGYSGRYRGRDLSLHSTTGAKQDLQI